TTTTAGCATTCTCATTTGATTTTCTAACTTCTAAAGTTATAGCTTTAGAATTCCATCTTTGACATATGTCAATGAGACCTTCTAATAATAAGCTTCCAATGCCTTTATTTCTGTACTTAGTATCCACTGCAATATTAGTTATATGCCCCTCATCTACTATTAACCATAAACCTCCATATCCTACTATTTTACTTTCTAATTCAGCTACTAAATATTTAGCCAATATATTTTTAGTAACTTCAAGTTTAAAAGCTTCCTCTGACCAGGGAGTAGAAAAAGAATTTTTTTCTACTTTCATAACTTGATCTATATCCCCAATTACCATTTCTCTTATGTATACCTTCATTTATATCACTGCCTTTTATTAAATTCTCTTTGTGCTTGGGATTCTCTTAAATATTCTGGTGCTAGAGTAAAATAGTTATCAATTTCTCCTTTATTGTATTTTAAAATAGCTAATTCTCCTACACTTGTTGCTCTACAATTATTAAACCCTCTAGGTGCAAATAATATTTTTTCCTCTAATTTATTTTCTAATATATCTTTATACTTTAGAGTTCCATCACCATTAACCGTAACCTTTTCATAGTTATCATTAATAAAATCAGTCAATTCAGTTACTTTCATAATTGTAGGTTCTATTATATTAAAAAGTTCCCCACCTATCCATTTATATATTCCCGTATATACTCTATCCCTTCTTGCATCCATCATAGGAATTACTATATCATTATTTGGTAAATTAAAAGCTAACGCCTCTAAAGTAGATATACCTATTACTGGTCTGTTTGCAACATGAGCATAGCTATTCATTGTTGCTATACCTATTCTTAACCCCGTAAAAGAACCAGGGCCAATTGCAGTAGCAAATATATCTATATCTTGAATTTTTAATTTTAAGCTATCCATTAATTCCTTAATCATAGGAGATAATTTTTCTGAATGACTTAAATCCTGATTTAATGAATATTCTCCTATTATTTTTTCCTTGTCTAGTACAGCACAAGTTGCTACTACACTAGATGTATCTACTGCTAATACTTTCAATTTATGTTCATCTCCTTAACTATCTCTTTTGTCCTATTACCTTCTCCATATATATATATTATCCTATCCTGAAACTTCTTCCCTTTCTCTATCTTAATATTTATTCTATCCTTAGGCAGCAAATCTAATACTTTATCTCCCCATTCAACAATAGTTACACCATTAGAATAAAAATACTCTTCATAGCCTAGATCATAAAGTTCATCTATACTACCTAATCTATAAACATCAAAATGGTATAAAGGTAGCTTTCCTTCATATTCATTTATTAAAGTAAAAGTGGGGCTTGTAACATAATCATTAATTTCTAAACCTTGGGCAATAGATTGAGTTAAAGTAGTTTTTCCTGCCCCTAAATCCCCCATTAAAGATATTAAGTCTCCACTTTTTAATATTTCCCCCAATTTCATCCCAAATTTCTTCGTTTCCTCAAGACTATTTAGTTTAACATTAAACATATAATCTAATCCTCTCTTTCTCTTTGCTATCTAAAATTATAGCACTTATAATAGATATGAGTCAATGGGGACGATCCTAACCTACTCACAAAGTGAGCCGATTAGGACCGTCCCCGGTGACTCAAAAAGTGAGTCAGTGAAGATCGTCCCCACTAACTCACTTTTTTATTTCTTTAGTATTGGTGATATTCGTTTATATAGTAGTATTGTAACTAATGAGGCAATAACTCCTTTCAATAGGTTAAAGGGAATTATTGCATAGATAATTAAACTTTTAAAGTCTACTATGCTTTTATTTACTGCACTACCCATGGCTATGATCTTATCCAGAGACATACCAAATAACTTTGCATAGAATGGTATCATAACATAGTAGTTAGATAATGAAGCTCCTATAGTCATAGCTATTACTCCTACTATTAATCCAATAACCGCATTTTTAAAAGTTTTGTTCCTATGATAAATTGCACTTGCTGGAACTACGAATAGGCATCCTACTAAAAAATTTGATAACTCACCTACTGCCATAGTAGAGCTACCTTTAATCGTTGCATTTAATATATTTTTAATTAATTGAATCAATATTCCTGCTACTGGCCCTAAGGAAAAAGCTCCTATTAAAGCAGGCACTTCACTTAGGTCAAATTTTAAAAATCCTGGTGCAAACCATAATGGAAAATCAAATACCATTAATATAAAACCAATTGCACCTAAAACCCCTATTTTTACTAAAGCTTTTGTTGATATTTTTTCTTTCTTCATAGTTAACATCTTAAAAAAGCCCTCCATATTTATTATTTCCTCAGGGTTAAACGCTAAGTTCTAAGATCATGATTCAAAAAACCCCGAAGAAAAATTCTTCGGGGTTTATATACACAACCAAAAAACTATATACATTGTATATATTATCTTCTTTCTTCCAGACTATAACTGTCGGCCTTGGAATTTAACCAAGTCAACCATATATGGTGCGCGGGCTATACCGCCGATGAGGATTTTCACCTACCCCTGAAGATCTTATTTAATTACTTATATTATACCTATTAATCTATTCCCTGTCAATGATTAGAAAGATTTATATATAATATTTCCATCTATAATAGTAGCATAAGTTTCACAGTCAATATCTTTTAATGGATTCCCATCAAATATTACTATATCCGCATCTTTACCCACTTCTATACTTCCTACTCTATCATCAATACCTATAATTTCTGCTGGATTTATAGTTATGGCCTTTAAAGCCTCATATTCATCTAATCCAGACTTAGCTGCTAGTCCTGCACACATAGGTAAATACTGTAGTGGTATAACTGGCGAATCTGTCATTATAGCTATTTTTACCCCTGATTCATGTAAAACCTTTGGTGTGTTAAAAGTTAAGTTTCTAAGTTCAATTTTTGACCTATTACTTAAAGTAGGTCCTACTATTGCTGGTTTGTCCTCCTTTGCTAAATGTTCAGCTATTAAATGTCCTTCTGTACAATGATCTAAAGTTATGTCTACATCAAATTCTTTTGCTATTCTTATTGATGTAAAAATATCATCTGCCCTGTGAGCATGAGCTTTTAATGGTATTTCTTTCTTAAGTACTTGTAATAATGCTTCCATCTTTATATCATATTCTGGCATTTTAGAAGGATCTTCTAGCCCCTTTTCCTTCTTTTCTAAATAACCTTGGGCTTTATACAATGTTTCTCTTAAAGTTGCCGCTGTAGACATTCTAGTAATTGGAGATTTCTTTTGGCTTTCATAAACTCTCTTTGGGTTTTCTCCAAAAGCCACTTTCATTGCCACTGGCTCTTTTACTATCATATCATCTACTCTATCCCCATAAGTCTTAATAGCTACAAACTGGCCCCCCACCACATTAGCACTTCCTGGTCCAGTAACTGCAGTAGTTACTCCTCCTGCTGCTGCTTCTTTAAAAGTCTCATCCATAGGATTTATTCCATCAATAGCTCTTAATTGGGGAGTTACTGGATCTACCAATTCATTTACATCGCTTCCTTCAAAACCCATTCCATCTTCAATTAACCCTATATGACAATGGGCATCTATAAATCCTGGAGTTATCATTCTACCCTCAGCATCAATTATTTCTGCATCTAAAGGAGCAACTAAATCTTTACCTATTTCTTTAATTTTTCCATCATGAATTAATATATCTCCACCTTCTATTACTTCTCCCGCCATTGTATAAATATATCCATTTTTAACGATTAGCATAAAATTCCTCCTTTATTAATTTCCTTCGTGTCCCTAATTAATATTATAACTTTTATCATCCTCATTATCAACGGAATTAAGTAGCTTTTTAACAACATAAGATAATTCATCTACAGTACATCCTTTTTCAACAACTCCATCTGCAATATTATATAAATCTGTCTCTAGTATATATATATTATCTACAGCCAAAATAAAAGGGATATTAGGGAACTTCTTTTTTATTTTTTTAAAAAACATAATTCCTTCTATATCTACTGGATCATAACAGCTAATTATTAGGTCATATTTTTCATGTGATAATTTCTCTAACACTTCATCCTTTAAAAATTCCACTTCTGTACCTATGTTTAACAGTGAAAATAACTCTATTAATTTATAAGCTTTAATATATTCATTTTCTATTATAAGAGCATTATATTTCTTACCCTCTATCATAGGTATTTCATCGAGATCTTCTTCTAATATTGGGAAACTAATTATAAACTTACTTCCCTTACCACTTTCGCTTTCAACTTTTATCTCAGCAAAGTGATCTTCTAAAATCTTTTTAGCAATGTTTAAACCTAGTCCTGTTCCCTTTGAACCTTTTGTAGTAAAATATGGTTCAAATAATTTTTCTTTTACTCTATCTTCCATGCCTATACCTGTATCTTCAACTTCTATAACTGCCTTTTCATCTAAATCATAAGTAGAAAGAATTAAAGTACCGCTTCCTACCATAGAATCTAAAGCATTTAATATAATATTTAACATAACTTGTCTTATTTCATATTCATTACAATAAATACGACTTTCAGAATCTAATTTTTCTATTATTTTTATTTCTCCATTTGTTTTACTCTTTACCTTAATTCTATGTCTAGCCATATCTAAACTTCCTAAAACTAAATCATTTAAATAATGAAAATCTCTATTTATTTTATCGGTTCCTTTGGCAAAATCTTGAATTCTATTCATTATAGCCTTTCCATCTAAAGCAGTCCTATATATTACATTAAAATAATTTTTTATTTCATCTTCGATATCCTTCAATAAAG
The nucleotide sequence above comes from Tissierellales bacterium. Encoded proteins:
- the rimI gene encoding ribosomal protein S18-alanine N-acetyltransferase codes for the protein MKVYIREMVIGDIDQVMKVEKNSFSTPWSEEAFKLEVTKNILAKYLVAELESKIVGYGGLWLIVDEGHITNIAVDTKYRNKGIGSLLLEGLIDICQRWNSKAITLEVRKSNENAKSLYRKYGFKEYGIRPGYYSDGNEDAIIMWKQIES
- a CDS encoding HAMP domain-containing sensor histidine kinase, which gives rise to MDIYELQNEGNLFWSIVSSSFGEEPNTFIKRETKKVLKNGGALVYIYSNNFNKFSKENFMNQWDIDFQLINGQVKFVCLEEEIMKNNKIDREKILKIYDNKIEELKDNGFEDIIIYTTRYNFYKEIFGFDGLINLHKEIKKVAYENNIIIAIRYIINDFYEKDFLKLISLHDTFILEGSEKIEVYTYIELFKTGFVNLSRKGIIEEEHEKELRKIEKLKTIGEFAEGLAHDFNNLLTTIVGYSQIALLKDIEDEIKNYFNVIYRTALDGKAIMNRIQDFAKGTDKINRDFHYLNDLVLGSLDMARHRIKVKSKTNGEIKIIEKLDSESRIYCNEYEIRQVMLNIILNALDSMVGSGTLILSTYDLDEKAVIEVEDTGIGMEDRVKEKLFEPYFTTKGSKGTGLGLNIAKKILEDHFAEIKVESESGKGSKFIISFPILEEDLDEIPMIEGKKYNALIIENEYIKAYKLIELFSLLNIGTEVEFLKDEVLEKLSHEKYDLIISCYDPVDIEGIMFFKKIKKKFPNIPFILAVDNIYILETDLYNIADGVVEKGCTVDELSYVVKKLLNSVDNEDDKSYNIN
- the tsaE gene encoding tRNA (adenosine(37)-N6)-threonylcarbamoyltransferase complex ATPase subunit type 1 TsaE translates to MFNVKLNSLEETKKFGMKLGEILKSGDLISLMGDLGAGKTTLTQSIAQGLEINDYVTSPTFTLINEYEGKLPLYHFDVYRLGSIDELYDLGYEEYFYSNGVTIVEWGDKVLDLLPKDRINIKIEKGKKFQDRIIYIYGEGNRTKEIVKEMNIN
- the tsaB gene encoding tRNA (adenosine(37)-N6)-threonylcarbamoyltransferase complex dimerization subunit type 1 TsaB; protein product: MKVLAVDTSSVVATCAVLDKEKIIGEYSLNQDLSHSEKLSPMIKELMDSLKLKIQDIDIFATAIGPGSFTGLRIGIATMNSYAHVANRPVIGISTLEALAFNLPNNDIVIPMMDARRDRVYTGIYKWIGGELFNIIEPTIMKVTELTDFINDNYEKVTVNGDGTLKYKDILENKLEEKILFAPRGFNNCRATSVGELAILKYNKGEIDNYFTLAPEYLRESQAQREFNKRQ
- a CDS encoding amidohydrolase; amino-acid sequence: MLIVKNGYIYTMAGEVIEGGDILIHDGKIKEIGKDLVAPLDAEIIDAEGRMITPGFIDAHCHIGLIEDGMGFEGSDVNELVDPVTPQLRAIDGINPMDETFKEAAAGGVTTAVTGPGSANVVGGQFVAIKTYGDRVDDMIVKEPVAMKVAFGENPKRVYESQKKSPITRMSTAATLRETLYKAQGYLEKKEKGLEDPSKMPEYDIKMEALLQVLKKEIPLKAHAHRADDIFTSIRIAKEFDVDITLDHCTEGHLIAEHLAKEDKPAIVGPTLSNRSKIELRNLTFNTPKVLHESGVKIAIMTDSPVIPLQYLPMCAGLAAKSGLDEYEALKAITINPAEIIGIDDRVGSIEVGKDADIVIFDGNPLKDIDCETYATIIDGNIIYKSF
- a CDS encoding ECF transporter S component, whose amino-acid sequence is MLTMKKEKISTKALVKIGVLGAIGFILMVFDFPLWFAPGFLKFDLSEVPALIGAFSLGPVAGILIQLIKNILNATIKGSSTMAVGELSNFLVGCLFVVPASAIYHRNKTFKNAVIGLIVGVIAMTIGASLSNYYVMIPFYAKLFGMSLDKIIAMGSAVNKSIVDFKSLIIYAIIPFNLLKGVIASLVTILLYKRISPILKK